A single genomic interval of Odontesthes bonariensis isolate fOdoBon6 chromosome 3, fOdoBon6.hap1, whole genome shotgun sequence harbors:
- the wnk2 gene encoding serine/threonine-protein kinase WNK2 isoform X9 yields the protein MNSADDSSKDPPLGSTFSSAPNLDSDINANACRLVYENGTDHNVNIQIAALRGASDPSSYPSTEYQGLVRRRFVRRSLWVSDHEEQPVDTPEFGNSTPVLNIDLRTIVDRSRTLVLHGTHLQETSSTESQVVPTDSAAESASADKEKSGKRETEPKAEVVTSDVTGKAGSDENEEEPGMKAVSTSPGGRFLKFDIELGRGSFKTVYKGLDTDTWVEVAWCELQERKLSKVERQRFKEEAEMLKALQHPNIVRFYDFWESPVKGKKCIVLVTELMTSGTLKTYLKRFKVMKTKVLRSWCRQILKGLHFLHTRTPPIIHRDLKCDNIFITGPTGSVKIGDLGLATLKRASFAKSVIGTPEFMAPEMYEEHYDEAVDVYAFGMCMLEMATSEYPYSECQNAAQIYRKVTSGVKPASYSKVSDPEIKEIIGECICHRWEERYSIKDLLNHAYFAEDTGVRVELNEEDDGKKSSIALKLWVEDPKKLKGKYKDTGAIEFTFDLVNEVPEVVAQEMVESGFFLECDVKIVGKSIRDRVALIKWRRERTVSANGNSEVPMKKQNLLQVPGTGVPQGTTLATADYEDQDTLICTVPVITSATSDSGVRSTMQLDDLNNQQNGTYQSLSEPISTAQIVCSPPAQFDPQMQQGPYQQSTTQASHENYSQASTQLHQGAYQQTTGQLHPGAFQQPAAQPHQGPYQCQTMIASHRNLGDVQLLPTVPPVMPAGHAPLWGSGADTETTATGLHLSLAPTTSRTSTTSISVSGAVQVDTHSSVQTPNLVRAQNQPPVLISAQAGSMPQTPVSTFLKAPTSIPIQAPATVQAPTSTPVKVPVSKSGFTVELTMVSSISSDRSSATGKSQIATPGMVSGPIPVTVPVPPQSAAPVAASVTAPVLQPAGIQTTVSVPESFSLATTQPHLETTSASSIFQQEPSAEDVHRDKSISLSSFTYDSLNSDVASGKETSDGYESFASGSKVDGKPRKHHRKSARTRSRQEKTSKPKLNMLNVCNTGDKMVECQLETHNHKMVTFKFDLDGDAPEEIATYMVENGFILLLEKEIFIDQLKDIVDKAEDMLHEDIEGERLTALSCSPLQGQTSEGLEGESPLPGAPQPVYQQNVLHTGKRWFIICPVEETPTSSQDTPSDGTVTQSPGSSANTQPADSVTARPSREEGSSSTMSGGSGGFSYDIYGFCSPPITANTDPLLFATLSPPVSAPPTLQSVSTAEPAGSSVQPNVHQAQTQVLPPSPPHTSFPVEDSQGSPLGSNSPTHAAQQMPNLARPVSIADEVPCCPLVMPLSLDVSASQTGSPLTPLPPQELGTSKDPPSVSYAPATHSERPQQPVVLQQPFATVGGAKGPSLPQSPAPSQHGAGPSESDGEGRLGRGGFVDSTIKTLDEKLRNLLYQEYAPMYPSGSAAETPGSGTEYIQSPPGPDSAMGGSGNSTPGPMGEGRYRAGEQLPQIPERMDSLSTLSDSAVCASLSRRHVPHSVSCSGTRGRFKIISVPPEVANTRDVKQRSWSSAASPAHPVEYGEDPALDATTTPTTIGRFSVVSTEDDITQRTRCSRYSAPPDFYLDTPPSMAKRASLPRALTSNSVPVDVTVHARFLSSDSGAESSPAKLAYATPSKHHRSERRGSDLMKRAVAFLRRTGRSSSVQSSDSPSRHGGVHGSAYASSDNDSEMEDSDIKRELQRLREKHLREISELQAHQRGEVELLYRRLGKLPPPGLPLSHVAPHASRRKRSSKHRLKPGKLLSPLVQQFRNVTTKTSDSSRSSAAAATGEPTVSLNGSPAKTSFPTHSRARSCTSHLPSSTSEPVQTQQPCSLKGSLSSDNIYAGLHGDSTGTQAPPGQGWSNYPQPSERVTYKSSSKPRARFLSGPVSLSIWSTLKRLCLGKERGSRPGASASGAVNQSQQMPSGVTPPPHQSVMGLAQAQANNSNNKTGTYSGKSMTTNENNLPEDFQRLMDDWAQEVLIVTHRPRTNSLSIRGQQIWDQFVPPTLEQPANASDALSWTTPGPEVCCLPPSWLDSPGSTMMTSSPPGPHYTYQLHSPTPFRALSSPLPFTPWPGFIFPLTPGMFAFPAVPPAQDANNSNPASSHQLTDPKARTL from the exons ATGAATTCGGCGGACGATTCAAGCAAAGATCCGCCACTGGGATCCACATTTTCCTCGGCACCCAATTTAGACTCGGATATTAATGCAAACGCCTGTAGGCTTGTGTATGAGAATGGGACAGACCACAATGTCAATATACAAATCGCAGCCCTGCGAGGGGCGAGTGACCCCAGCTCTTACCCCTCCACAGAGTACCAGGGACTGGTCCGCCGGAGGTTTGTCCGGCGGAGCTTGTGGGTGTCAGACCACGAGGAGCAGCCGGTGGACACACCGGAGTTTGGCAACAGCACCCCGGTGCTCAACATCGACCTGCGGACCATAGTTGATCGGAGTCGGACCCTAGTTCTGCACGGAACCCACCTCCAGGAGACATCCAGCACGGAGAGCCAGGTGGTCCCGACAGACAGCGCCGCAGAGAGCGCCAGCGCAGATAAGGAGAAGAGTGGCAAGAGGGAGACCGAGCCCAAGGCAGAGGTGGTGACCTCCGATGTCACAGGTAAAGCAGGAAGTGATGAGAACGAAGAGGAGCCCGGGATGAAGGCTGTGTCCACCTCACCTGGGGGGCGCTTCCTCAAGTTTGACATTGAGCTGGGCAGAGGGTCTTTCAAGACTGTCTATAAAGGTCTTGACACCGACACCTGGGTCGAAGTGGCATGGTGTGAACTACAG GAACGGAAACTCTCCAAAGTTGAGAGACAGAGGTTCaaggaggaggcagagatgCTGAAGGCTCTCCAGCACCCCAACATTGTGCGATTTTATGACTTCTGGGAATCACCAGTGAAAGGGAAGAAGTGTATTGTTCTGGTGACAGAGCTGATGACTTCAGGGACACTAAAAAC GTATCTTAAGCGCTTTAAGGTCATGAAGACCAAAGTTCTCAGAAGCTGGTGCAGACAGATTCTCAAAGGCCTCCACTTCCTCCACACAAGGACTCCTCCCATCATCCACAGAGACCTCAAGTGTGACAACATCTTCATCACCGGTCCCACAGGCTCTGTCAAAATTGGAGACCTGGGCCTGGCAACATTGAAGAGGGCCTCTTTTGCCAAAAGTGTTATTG GCACTCCGGAGTTCATGGCCCCAGAGATGTATGAGGAGCACTACGATGAAGCTGTGGATGTCTATGCTTTTGGGATGTGTATGTTGGAGATGGCCACCTCAGAATATCCCTACTCTGAGTGTCAAAATGCTGCTCAGATCTACCGCAAAGTCACCAGT GGGGTGAAACCTGCCAGCTACAGCAAAGTCAGTGACCCAGAAATCAAGGAAATAATTGGGGAGTGTATCTGCCACAGGTGGGAGGAAAG ATACTCCATCAAGGACCTCCTGAATCATGCCTACTTCGCAGAAGACACAGGCGTGAGGGTGGAGCTTAATGAAGAGGATGATGGGAAAAAGTCATCTATTGCTCTAAAGCTGTGGGTTGAAGACCCTAAAAAGCTGAAGGGGAAATACAAAGACACCGGTGCCATTGAGTTTACCTTTGACTTGGTGAACGAAGTACCCGAAGTAGTAGCTCAAGAAATG GTGGAATCAGGATTTTTCCTGGAGTGTGATGTGAAGATAGTTGGGAAATCCATCAGAGACCGCGTGGCTCTAATCAAATGGAGGAGGGAGCGGACTGTCTCAGCAAACGGAAATAGTGAGGTACCCATGAAGAAGCAGAATCTACTGCAGGTGCCCGGTACTGGTGTACCACAGGGAACCACACTGGCCACTGCAGATTATGAGGACCAAGATACTCTTATCTGCACTGTGCCTGTCATCACATCGGCCACAT CTGATAGTGGAGTGAGATCTACCATGCAATTAGATGATTTAAACAATCAGCAGAATGGCACCTACCAGTCGCTTTCAGAGCCTATTTCCACAGCTCAGATTGTCTGCAGTCCCCCTGCACAGTTTGACCCCCAGATGCAACAGGGACCCTACCAGCAATCCACAACACAGGCCTCTCATGAAAACTACTCACAAGCATCCACACAATTACACCAGGGAGCTTACCAGCAAACCACAGGTCAGCTGCATCCTGGGGCCTTTCAACAACCTGCAGCACAACCGCACCAGGGGCCTTATCAGTGTCAAACA ATGATTGCTTCACATCGAAATCTGGGGGACGTTCAGCTTTTGCCAACAGTTCCCCCTGTCATGCCTGCTGGTCATGCTCCACTATGGGGAAGTGGAGCCGATACTGAAACTACTGCAACCGGCCTACACTTATCTTTAGCTCCTACAACTTCAAGGACTTCAACAACTTCAATCTCAGTCTCAGGCGCAGTCCAAGTTGACACTCACTCCTCAGTACAAACTCCAAATTTGGTGCGAGCACAAAACCAACCACCAGTCCTGATATCGGCTCAAGCTGGATCCATGCCTCAAACTCCAGTCTCAACTTTTCTTAAAGCCCCAACTTCAATCCCAATACAAGCTCCAGCAACAGTGCAAGCACCAACTTCAACCCCAGTTAAAGTACCAGTATCTAAATCGGGTTTCACGGTAGAACTAACAATGGTCTCTTCCATAAGCTCAGACAGATCTTCTGCCACAGGTAAATCTCAAATTGCCACTCCAGGTATGGTTTCAGGCCCGATTCCTGTCACTGTGCCAGTACCACCTCAGTCTGCAGCTCCTGTCGCAGCTTCAGTCACAGCTCCAGTTCTGCAGCCTGCTGGCATTCAGACAACTGTCTCAGTACCTGAGAGTTTCAGCCTGGCCACAACTCAGCCACACCTAGAGACAACATCTGCCTCTAGCATCTTTCAACAAGAGCCCAGTGCAGAG gatgttcaTCGTGATAAATCAATATCACTCTCCAGTTTTACTTATGACAG tCTAAACTCTGATGTAGCATCTGGAAAGGAAACAAGTGATGGCTATGAAAGCTTTGCTAGTGGGAGCAAAGTGGATGGAAAACCCAGGAAACACCACCGCAAGTCTGCCCGCACACGTTCCAGACAAGAAAAGACCAGCAAACCCAAACTGAACATGCTCAAT GTTTGTAACACTGGCGATAAAATGGTTGAATGCCAGCTGGAGACTCACAACCACAAAATGGTGACATTTAAATTTGATCTGGATGGAGATGCGCCGGAGGAAATTGCCACTTACATG GTCGAGAATGGCTTTATCCTACTGTTAGAAAAGGAGATCTTCATTGACCAGCTGAAGGACATTGTGGACAAAGCTGAAGACATGCTGCATGAAGACATTGAGGGTGAAAGGCTCACAGCTTTGAGCTGTAGTCCTCTTCAAGGCCAGACTTCTGAAGGGTTGGAAGGAGAG AGTCCGCTGCCTGGAGCACCTCAGCCTGTCTATCAGCAAAATG TTCTTCATACAGGAAAGAGATGGTTCATAATCTGTCCAGTGGAGGAAACGCCCACATCTAGTCAGGACACACCCTCTGATGGGACAGTTACGCAGTCACCTGGGAGCTCAGCCAATACCCAGCCTGCTGACAGTGTCACTGCAAGGCCCTCCAGAG AAGAGGGATCATCCTCCACCATGTCTGGTGGTAGTGGAGGATTCTCCTATGATATTTATGGATTCTGTAGTCCCCCAATAACAGCCAATACAGACCCGCTCCTCTTTGCCACTTTGTCACCTCCTGTATCTGCACCCCCGACTCTCCAGTCAGTGTCGACAGCGGAACCTGCAGGCAGCTCAGTACAGCCTAATGTGCATCAAGCCCAAACTCAAGTGCTGCCCCCGTCACCCCCACATACGTCTTTCCCAGTGGAAGATTCACAGGGGTCCCCTCTGGGCTCCAACTCTCCTACCCATGCAGCTCAGCAAATGCCCAATTTGGCACGTCCTGTTTCTATTGCTGACGAGGTGCCCTGCTGTCCTCTCGTCATGCCACTGTCTCTGGATGTGAGCGCTTCACAGACTGGGtctcctctcactcctctccCCCCTCAGGAGCTGGGTACATCCAAGGATCCACCCTCTGTCTCTTATGCTCCAGCAACACACAGCGAGCGGCCTCAGCAGCCCGTGGTGCTCCAACAGCCTTTTGCCACTGTGGGAGGGGCCAAAGGGCCCTCCTTGCCACAGAGCCCAGCACCATCCCAACACGGTGCAGGGCCCAGTGAGTCCGATGGTGAAGGGCGGCTTGGCCGTGGGGGctttgttgacagcactattaaAACTCTGGATGAAAAACTTCGGAATTTGCTCTACCAGGAATATGCTCCCATGTATCCATCAGGCAGTGCTGCAGAGACACCAGGATCCGGCACAGAGTACATCCAGTCTCCTCCTGGCCCAGACAGTGCCATGGGAGGTTCAGGAAACAGCACCCCAGGTCCTATGGGAGAGGGGCGCTACAGGGCAGGAGAACAGCTG CCTCAAATTCCTGAGAGAATGGACAGTTTGAGCACACTGAGCGACTCAGCCGTGTGTG CTTCCTTGTCAAGAAGACATGTTCCTCACTCTGTCTCCTGCTCTGGAACAAGAGGTCGATTTAAG ATCATTTCTGTTCCTCCTGAGGTGGCCAACACACGAGATGTGAAGCAGAGGAGCTGGAGCAGCGCTGCCTCACCCGCGCATCCCGTCGAATATGGCGAGGACCCCGCTCTGGACGCCACGACGACCCCCACCACGATCGGCCGTTTCTCTGTGGTGAGCACTGAAGACGACATCACACAGAGGACACGTTGTAGCCGCTACTCTGCCCCGCCTGATTTCTACCTGGACACACCTCCCTCCATGGCCAAGCGGGCATCCTTGCCTCGAGCTCTGACCTCGAACTCTGTCCCAGTGGATGTCACGGTCCACGCTCGCTTCCTCTCCTCAGACTCGGGGGCAGAGAGCAGCCCGGCAAAGCTGGCCTATGCCACTCCGTCTAAACACCATCGCTCCGAACGCAGAGGAAGTGACCTGATGAAGAGGGCAGTGGCCTTTCTCCGTCGCACCGGTCGCAGCAGCAGTGTGCAGAGCTCTGACTCACCAAGTAGGCATGGAGGAGTGCACGGCTCAGCTTATGCCAGCAGTGATAATGACTCAGAGATGGAGGACTCAGACATCAAGAGGGAACTACAGAGACTCAGGGAGAA GCATTTAAGGGAGATCTCAGAGCTGCAGGCCCATCAGCGAGGGGAAGTGGAGCTGCTGTACCGTAGACTCGGCAAACTTCCACCTCCAGGCCTTCCTCTCTCACACGTCGCACCACACGCAAGCCGAAGAAAGAGGTCCAGCAAGCACAGGCTGAAGCCAGGAAAACTTCTCAGTCCTCTAGTTCAACAATTTAGAAATGTCACAACCAAAACCAGTGACTCTAGCAGATCCA GTGCTGCTGCAGCTACAGGTGAGCCTACAGTGAGTTTAAATGGCTCTCCAGCCAAAACTTCTTTTCCCACTCACAGTAGAGCACGGTCATGCACCAGCCACCTCCCCAGCTCAACCTCAGAGCCTGTGCAGACTCAGCAGCCCTGTTCCCTCAAAGGCTCTCTGTCTTCTGACAATATTTACGCTGGACTACATGGAGACAGCACTGGCACACAAGCTCCACCTGGACAAG GCTGGTCTAATTACCCGCAACCCTCAGAGCGAGTGACCTATAAATCCAGTAGCAAGCCACGAGCTAGATTTCTCAGTGGGCCTGTGTCTTTGTCTATCT GGTCAACACTGAAACGACTGTGTCTTGGTAAAGAAAGAGGCAGCA GACCCGGAGCTTCGGCATCAGGAGCCGTCAATCAATCCCAGCAAATGCCAAGTGGTGTCACGCCTCCTCCTCATCAGTCTGTGATGGGCTTGGCTCAAGCTCAGGCCaataacagcaacaacaaaacaggGACATATAGTGGCAAATCCATGACTACCAATGAAAACAACCTTCCTGAAGACTTCCAACGACTGATGGACGACTGGGCCCAGGAGGTTCTAATTGTCACCCACCGGCCACGTACCAACTCTCTGAGTATCCGTGGACAGCAAATTTGGGATCAGTTTGTGCCTCCAACGCTTGAACAACCTGCTAATGCTTCAGAT GCACTGTCATGGACAACCCCAGGTCCAGAGGTTTGCTGTCTGCCCCCCTCATGGCTTGACAGCCCTGGGTCAACAATGATGACCAGCTCCCCACCAGGGCCCCATTACACTTATCAGCTCCACTCCCCTACTCCGTTCAGAGCTTTGtcctctcctcttccttttACCCCGTGGCCTGGATTTATCTTTCCTCTCACTCCAGGAATGTTTGCCTTTCCTGCTGTGCCCCCAGCCCAGGATGCCAACAACTCAAATCCAGCGTCATCACATCAGCTGACCGATCCCAAGGCGAGGACTCTCTAA